The Chitinimonas arctica region TGCAGCTGACCCGGGAGCGGGTAAGGCAGATCCAGATCGAAGCCTTGGAGAGTCTACGTCGCCTGTTGCGGCGGCAAGGTGTGTCACGCGACGTGCTGCTGGGCTAGGCCAGGCCGCTGGACGGCGGCGACCGGCCCATGGCGGGCGGGTCGCCGTCTGATTTGTCGGCGGGAATGCGAAATGGCGATAGACCAGGGAATAAGGCTGCTCATCCTGTTATGCCTCTGCGGCGCCGGCTGGTCCGCACGCGCCGAAACGGTTCCCTATCCGTGGTCCGGCTCGGTGGGCGATACCCGCGATGTCTATCCGCTCAAGCTATTGCAATTGGCCTTGGACAAGGCTGGAACGACGCAGTATTCACTGCGCCCTACCGATATTCCCATGCTGCAAGGACGCGCCCTGGCCGAGCTGGCCCATGGCAGCAGGATACGCGTGGGCTGGGGCATGACGTCGATCGAGCGCGAGTCCGCACTGCTGCCGATTCGCGTTCCGATCTTCAAGGGCCTGGTCGGCTGGCGCTTGGCCTTGGTGCGCAAGGATAGGACCGATTCGTTGGCCGCCGTGCAGGATTTGACCAGCCTGCGCCGCTTTGTCGCCGGTCAGGGGCATGACTGGCCGGATACCGAGATTATGCGCAGCAACGGGGTGCGGGTGGTTGGCGTGCCCCTCTACGACAGCCTGTTTCGGATGCTGGCCTCGGCACGCTTCGACTATTTTCCCCGTTCCGTCCCCGAAATCTGGGCCGAAGCGGAGCAGTACCGCAAGCTCGGGATCGTGATCGACCCGCACTTGCTGGTTCGCTATCCCACCGCCTTCTATTTCTTCGTCAACAAGAACGATACCGCCTTGGCCGATACCCTCCGCAGCGGGCTGGAGCAGGCTGTTGCCGATGGCAGTTTCGATCGCTTGTTCTGTGCACATTACGGCCAGCTGATCGCCCAGGCGAGACTGGAGCACCGCCAGGTCGTCGAGTTGAACAACCCCATCCTGCCGCCGGAAACACCCTTGGCACGCAAGGAGCTGTGGTTCCGGATCGGCATGTGCGCCACCGGCAAATAAAAATGCCGGAGCATCTGCTCCGGCATTCTTCAGCACCTGACGGGACGGATCAGCGATTGATCTTGAATGAACGCGGGATCTGTACCGGCGAATTGGCGCCGAACCAGCGTTCGTAGATCTTGGCGGCCTCGCCGCTGCTTTCCGCATCGGCCAGCGCGTCGTTCACCATCTTCTGCAGGCGCTTTTCACCCTTGCGGATGCCCACGCCCAATGCTTCGGAAGCGACCGGTACGTCCGGTACTTCGAATTCGCCGCGGTTGGGCAGCTTGGACAGATTGCCCAGCAGGGTCGCCTCCGGCCCGGAGACGGCTTCGCAGCGGCCATCCTGCAGGGCAGCGAAGGACTCGGCATAGTCGGCCGGCGCCACGATCTTCACCTTCTGCGAAATATCCTGCAGGTAGCGGGCATTGGTGGTGCCCTTGGGGGCGCAGACGGTGAGCATGTCGAGCTGCAGCAGATCCTTGAACTTACCCTTCTTGGCCAGCAATTTCTGGGTGGAGACATAGTAGCCCACGCTGAAATCCACTTCCTTTTCCCGCTCGGCGGTCTTGGCCAGGGAGGCGAAGACCAGGTCCACGCGGCCTTCCTTCAGCGCCTTGATGCGGTCGGCCGGATCCACCGTCTTGAAGACGGGCTTGAGGCCGAGTTTGCGCGCAACGAAATTGGCGAAATCGATGTCGTAGCCGGACACGGTGCCCTTGGCCTTGTCGAAGAAGCCGAAGGGCGGCGAGCTGTCGCGTACGCCGATGACAACTTCGCCTTTTTCCTTGATCTTGTCGGCATCGTCGGCGACGACCGGGAGGGCGGCGACGGTGGCCAACAGGGCTGCG contains the following coding sequences:
- a CDS encoding substrate-binding periplasmic protein gives rise to the protein MAIDQGIRLLILLCLCGAGWSARAETVPYPWSGSVGDTRDVYPLKLLQLALDKAGTTQYSLRPTDIPMLQGRALAELAHGSRIRVGWGMTSIERESALLPIRVPIFKGLVGWRLALVRKDRTDSLAAVQDLTSLRRFVAGQGHDWPDTEIMRSNGVRVVGVPLYDSLFRMLASARFDYFPRSVPEIWAEAEQYRKLGIVIDPHLLVRYPTAFYFFVNKNDTALADTLRSGLEQAVADGSFDRLFCAHYGQLIAQARLEHRQVVELNNPILPPETPLARKELWFRIGMCATGK
- a CDS encoding transporter substrate-binding domain-containing protein — encoded protein: MNKFIAALLATVAALPVVADDADKIKEKGEVVIGVRDSSPPFGFFDKAKGTVSGYDIDFANFVARKLGLKPVFKTVDPADRIKALKEGRVDLVFASLAKTAEREKEVDFSVGYYVSTQKLLAKKGKFKDLLQLDMLTVCAPKGTTNARYLQDISQKVKIVAPADYAESFAALQDGRCEAVSGPEATLLGNLSKLPNRGEFEVPDVPVASEALGVGIRKGEKRLQKMVNDALADAESSGEAAKIYERWFGANSPVQIPRSFKINR